A window of Pseudomonas mucidolens contains these coding sequences:
- the xylF gene encoding D-xylose ABC transporter substrate-binding protein: MNTLKRTLLASALALLALPVVADPAHPKIGFSIDDLRLERWSRDRDYFVAAAEKMDAKVYVQSADANEQKQISQIENLISRGVDVIVIVPFNATVLTNAVAEAKKAGIKVVSYDRLILNADIDAYISFDNEKVGEMQASGVLQAAPKGNYFLLGGAPTDNNAKVLREGQMKILQPAIDKGDIKIVGQQWVKEWNPTEALSIVENALTRNDNKIDAIVASNDATAGGAIQALAAQKLAGKVPISGQDADLAAIKRVIDGTQTMTVYKPLKLIASEAAKLSVQLARNEKPTYSSQYDNGRKKVDTILLTPTSLTKNNIDLLEKDGFYTKEQMAGK; this comes from the coding sequence ATGAACACTTTAAAACGCACGCTGCTCGCCAGCGCCCTGGCCCTGCTCGCCCTTCCAGTCGTAGCCGATCCAGCCCATCCGAAAATCGGTTTTTCCATCGATGACCTACGCCTGGAACGCTGGTCGCGCGACCGCGATTACTTCGTCGCGGCGGCGGAAAAAATGGACGCAAAGGTCTACGTACAGTCAGCCGATGCCAACGAGCAGAAGCAGATATCGCAGATCGAAAACCTGATCTCCCGCGGTGTCGATGTAATCGTCATCGTACCGTTCAACGCCACTGTGCTGACCAACGCCGTCGCCGAAGCCAAGAAGGCCGGGATCAAGGTGGTGTCTTATGATCGGCTGATCCTCAATGCCGATATTGACGCCTACATCTCCTTCGATAACGAAAAGGTCGGCGAGATGCAGGCCAGCGGCGTTTTGCAAGCAGCGCCCAAGGGCAACTACTTTCTGCTCGGCGGCGCCCCCACCGACAACAACGCCAAGGTCCTGCGCGAAGGTCAGATGAAAATCCTGCAACCGGCAATCGACAAGGGCGATATCAAGATTGTCGGGCAACAATGGGTCAAGGAATGGAACCCCACCGAAGCCCTGAGCATCGTTGAAAATGCCCTGACCCGCAACGACAACAAAATCGACGCTATCGTTGCCTCGAACGACGCCACTGCGGGCGGTGCGATCCAGGCCCTGGCCGCGCAGAAACTCGCCGGCAAGGTGCCGATCTCCGGTCAGGACGCCGATCTGGCCGCGATCAAACGCGTGATCGATGGTACCCAGACCATGACCGTCTACAAGCCACTCAAACTGATTGCCTCTGAAGCCGCCAAGCTCTCGGTGCAACTGGCGCGTAACGAAAAACCTACCTACAGCTCGCAATACGACAATGGCCGCAAAAAGGTCGACACCATCCTGCTGACGCCTACCTCCTTGACCAAGAACAACATCGACCTGCTGGAAAAGGACGGGTTTTATACCAAAGAGCAGATGGCCGGGAAGTAA
- a CDS encoding XylR family transcriptional regulator produces MKTLPPVHRIALLFNGSKIYDRGIITGIGNYLSSTRASWDLFLEEDFLCRLRGIERWQGDGIIADFDDPLIGEALAGIKLPVVAVGGSYQDERAYPKGIPYVATDNEALMKLAYAHLIEAGLTRFACFSLPEAQANRWAQEREQAFRRLLQRDGLHAEVYRGMGTSAPLWDSAVEQQIAWLQSLPKPIGIIAVSDARARQLLQACLTAGIAVPEQVALIGIDNDPLTRTLTRVPLSSVIQGTETMGRTAAHVLHQMLHGMPSTGTQILVPPEAINVQASSLHQPLGNPYVMQALLFIRQYACQGIKTAQVAGYVGVSRSSLESHFRQVRGCSVHDEILRFKLAAAAKGLERSDLAIADIAQKCGFKSAQYLHTVFRREFGCTPREYQQGGGDYVGATVGAPRTVGMGLRYEL; encoded by the coding sequence ATGAAAACCCTACCGCCTGTTCACCGCATTGCGCTGTTGTTCAACGGCAGCAAGATTTACGACCGCGGCATCATTACCGGCATCGGCAACTACCTGAGCAGCACCCGCGCGTCCTGGGACCTGTTTTTGGAGGAGGATTTTCTCTGTCGCTTGAGAGGTATCGAACGCTGGCAGGGCGACGGCATCATTGCCGATTTCGATGACCCACTGATCGGCGAGGCGTTGGCAGGGATCAAGCTGCCGGTCGTGGCGGTGGGCGGGTCGTATCAGGATGAACGCGCCTACCCCAAGGGCATTCCGTATGTCGCCACCGATAATGAAGCGTTGATGAAGTTGGCCTACGCGCACCTGATCGAAGCCGGATTGACACGGTTTGCCTGTTTCAGCCTGCCCGAAGCTCAAGCCAATCGCTGGGCGCAGGAACGCGAACAGGCCTTTCGCCGCTTGTTGCAGCGCGACGGCCTGCACGCCGAGGTTTATCGCGGCATGGGCACCAGCGCACCGCTGTGGGACAGCGCGGTGGAACAGCAGATAGCCTGGTTGCAAAGCCTGCCCAAGCCCATCGGCATCATCGCCGTCAGTGACGCTCGGGCGCGCCAACTGCTGCAAGCCTGTCTGACCGCCGGAATTGCCGTGCCGGAGCAAGTCGCGTTGATCGGCATCGACAACGACCCGTTGACCCGTACCCTGACGCGGGTGCCACTGAGTTCCGTGATCCAGGGCACGGAAACCATGGGCCGCACCGCCGCGCACGTGCTGCACCAGATGCTGCACGGAATGCCATCCACGGGGACGCAGATCCTGGTGCCGCCGGAGGCAATCAACGTGCAGGCCTCCAGCTTGCATCAACCCTTGGGCAACCCGTATGTGATGCAGGCGCTGCTATTTATCCGGCAATACGCTTGCCAGGGCATCAAGACCGCCCAGGTGGCGGGGTATGTGGGCGTGTCGCGCTCCTCCCTGGAGTCGCACTTTCGCCAGGTACGCGGCTGCAGCGTGCACGACGAGATCCTGCGTTTCAAACTGGCGGCGGCGGCCAAGGGGCTTGAGCGCAGCGATTTGGCGATTGCCGACATTGCGCAGAAGTGCGGTTTCAAGTCGGCGCAGTATCTGCATACGGTGTTTCGGCGTGAGTTTGGTTGTACGCCACGCGAATATCAGCAGGGCGGTGGCGACTACGTAGGCGCCACGGTCGGCGCCCCACGCACCGTGGGCATGGGGCTGCGTTACGAGCTGTAG
- the xylG gene encoding D-xylose ABC transporter ATP-binding protein: MSDYLLQMSGIVKTFGGVNALNGIDIKVKPGECVGLCGENGAGKSTLMKVLSAVYPHGTWDGEILWDGKPLKAQSIRDSEAAGIVIIHQELTLVPDLSVAENIFMGHELTLPGGRMNYPAMIHRAEALMRELKVPDMNVSLPVSQYGGGYQQLVEIAKALNKQARLLILDEPSSALTRSEIEVLLDIIRDLKVKGVACVYISHKLDEVAAVCDTISVIRDGKHIATTAMADLDITQIITQMVGREMSNLYPALPHGIGEVIFEARHVTCYDVDNPERKRVDDISFVLKRGEILGIAGLVGAGRTELVSTLFGAYPGRYSAEVWLDGQLIDTRTPLKSIRAGLCMVPEDRKRQGIIPDLGVGQNITLTVLDSYSNLSRIDAEAELGSIEQEISRMHLKTASPFLPITSLSGGNQQKAVLAKMLMAKPRVLILDEPTRGVDVGAKYEIYKLMGALAAEGVSIIMVSSELAEVLGVSNRVLVIGEGQLRGDFINQGLTQEQVLAAALSHNNNDRKTA; encoded by the coding sequence ATGTCCGATTACCTGCTGCAAATGAGCGGCATCGTCAAGACCTTTGGCGGTGTCAACGCCCTGAATGGCATCGATATCAAAGTCAAACCGGGTGAATGTGTCGGTTTGTGCGGCGAGAACGGTGCCGGTAAATCCACGCTGATGAAAGTCTTGTCGGCGGTCTATCCCCATGGCACCTGGGACGGTGAAATTCTCTGGGACGGCAAGCCGCTCAAGGCGCAGTCGATTCGCGATAGCGAAGCCGCCGGGATTGTCATCATTCACCAGGAACTGACCCTGGTCCCCGACCTGTCGGTGGCCGAGAACATTTTTATGGGGCACGAGCTGACCTTGCCCGGCGGGCGCATGAACTACCCGGCGATGATCCACCGCGCCGAAGCCCTGATGCGCGAGCTCAAAGTGCCGGACATGAATGTCTCATTGCCGGTCTCGCAGTATGGCGGTGGCTACCAGCAACTGGTGGAAATCGCCAAGGCCCTGAACAAGCAGGCACGCCTGCTGATTCTCGACGAGCCCTCGTCGGCCTTGACCCGCTCGGAAATCGAGGTGCTGCTGGACATCATCCGCGACCTCAAGGTCAAGGGCGTAGCCTGCGTGTATATCTCGCACAAGCTCGATGAGGTGGCCGCCGTGTGCGACACCATCTCGGTGATCCGCGATGGCAAACACATCGCAACCACGGCCATGGCTGATCTGGATATCACGCAGATCATCACCCAAATGGTCGGTCGGGAAATGAGCAACCTTTACCCTGCCCTGCCCCATGGGATCGGCGAGGTGATTTTCGAGGCGCGCCACGTCACCTGCTACGACGTCGACAACCCGGAGCGCAAACGCGTCGATGATATTTCGTTCGTGCTCAAGCGCGGCGAGATCCTCGGCATCGCCGGGTTGGTGGGCGCCGGACGCACGGAACTGGTGTCGACACTGTTCGGTGCCTACCCCGGCCGCTACAGCGCCGAAGTCTGGCTGGACGGCCAGTTGATCGATACGCGCACGCCGCTCAAGTCGATTCGCGCCGGGCTCTGCATGGTCCCCGAAGACCGCAAGCGCCAAGGCATCATTCCCGACCTCGGCGTCGGCCAGAACATCACCCTGACGGTGCTGGATAGTTACTCGAACCTGAGCCGTATCGACGCCGAAGCCGAATTGGGCAGCATTGAGCAGGAAATTTCGCGCATGCACCTCAAGACAGCGAGCCCGTTCCTGCCCATCACCAGTCTGTCCGGCGGCAATCAGCAAAAAGCCGTGCTGGCAAAAATGCTGATGGCCAAACCTCGGGTGCTGATCCTGGATGAGCCTACCCGTGGCGTGGATGTGGGCGCCAAGTACGAAATCTACAAACTGATGGGGGCACTGGCGGCCGAAGGCGTGTCAATCATCATGGTGTCCTCGGAACTGGCCGAAGTGCTGGGCGTATCCAACCGCGTGCTGGTGATCGGCGAAGGCCAGTTGCGCGGCGACTTCATCAACCAGGGACTCACCCAGGAACAGGTGCTCGCCGCCGCGCTCAGTCATAACA
- the xylA gene encoding xylose isomerase, whose protein sequence is MPYFPGVDKIRYEGPDSDSPLAFRHYDANRLVLGKPMREHLRMAACYWHTFVWPGADMFGMGTFKRAWQHAGDPMELAIGKAEAAFEFFSKLGIDYYSFHDTDVAPEGSSLKEYRNHFAQMVDHLERHQEQTGIKLLWGTANCFSHPRFAAGAASNPDPEVFAYAAAQVFSAMNATQRLKGANYVLWGGREGYETLLNTDLKREREQLGRFMRMVVEHKHKIGFKGDLLIEPKPQEPTKHQYDYDSATVFGFLHEYGLEHEIKVNIEANHATLAGHSFHHEIATALSLGIFGSIDANRGDPQNGWDTDQFPNSVEEMTLATYEILKAGGFTHGGYNFDSKVRRQSLDEIDLFHGHVAAMDVLALALERAAAMVQNDRLQHFKDQRYAGWQQPLGQAVLAGEFSLQSLAEHAFAGELNPQAVSGRQEMLEGVVNRFIYT, encoded by the coding sequence ATGCCGTACTTTCCCGGTGTCGACAAGATCCGCTACGAAGGCCCCGACAGCGATTCTCCCCTGGCCTTCCGTCATTATGACGCCAACCGACTGGTGCTCGGCAAACCCATGCGTGAGCACCTGCGCATGGCGGCCTGCTATTGGCACACCTTTGTCTGGCCGGGTGCCGACATGTTCGGCATGGGCACTTTCAAGCGTGCCTGGCAGCACGCCGGCGACCCCATGGAACTGGCGATCGGCAAGGCTGAAGCGGCGTTTGAATTCTTTTCCAAACTGGGTATCGACTACTACAGCTTCCACGACACAGACGTTGCGCCCGAAGGCAGTTCGCTCAAGGAATACCGCAACCACTTCGCGCAAATGGTCGACCACCTCGAACGCCACCAGGAACAGACCGGCATCAAGCTGCTGTGGGGCACCGCCAACTGTTTCAGCCACCCGCGTTTTGCCGCCGGTGCCGCGAGCAACCCGGACCCGGAAGTGTTCGCCTACGCCGCCGCCCAGGTGTTCAGCGCCATGAATGCCACCCAGCGCCTCAAAGGCGCCAACTATGTGCTGTGGGGCGGACGCGAAGGCTACGAAACCCTGCTCAATACCGACCTCAAACGTGAGCGTGAACAGCTCGGGCGTTTTATGCGCATGGTGGTCGAGCACAAGCACAAAATCGGTTTCAAGGGCGACCTGTTGATCGAACCCAAGCCGCAGGAACCCACCAAACACCAATACGACTACGACAGCGCCACGGTCTTCGGTTTTCTGCATGAGTACGGTCTGGAGCACGAGATCAAGGTCAATATCGAGGCCAACCATGCGACCTTGGCCGGGCACAGTTTCCATCATGAAATCGCTACGGCGCTCTCGCTGGGGATCTTCGGCAGCATTGACGCCAACCGTGGCGACCCGCAGAACGGCTGGGACACCGACCAATTCCCCAACAGCGTCGAGGAGATGACCCTCGCCACCTACGAAATCCTCAAGGCCGGTGGATTCACCCATGGCGGCTACAACTTCGATTCCAAGGTACGACGCCAGAGCCTGGACGAGATCGACCTGTTCCACGGCCACGTTGCCGCCATGGATGTACTCGCCCTGGCGCTGGAACGTGCGGCAGCGATGGTGCAGAACGATCGGCTCCAGCACTTCAAGGACCAGCGTTACGCCGGCTGGCAGCAGCCGCTGGGCCAGGCGGTGCTCGCCGGGGAGTTCAGTCTCCAGTCACTCGCCGAGCACGCGTTTGCAGGCGAGCTGAATCCCCAGGCGGTGAGCGGCCGGCAGGAGATGCTCGAAGGTGTGGTCAACCGGTTTATCTACACCTGA